A stretch of Deltaproteobacteria bacterium DNA encodes these proteins:
- a CDS encoding SPFH domain-containing protein, whose product MARRGSSDDDSDRVIDLEQFRNQLGRDSAVGQFLQGGLFRKILGPFLAVMIGLKILGFLCFTYVGPNEYGIKVVRIPIIPGLIKKGVHEKVYDSGFHLVIKPFGCEAMYLFPKDLRVFDLTGAREEAAREASVTQAARIQTSDGFFVDVDASILYKIIDPYRVFTKLGPGLAFETGGIVPKAEPVLKQTFGELATEEFYNSPLRVAKAELAKGMLNRELADYGLQVEHVLVRYFRYTKEIQKNIEERKLKDQLVFKNQAEGRAATEAANLKKVTQEGQATVDIKLQEGRAYITAKEAERDLYVRKKKAEADLLVQIAEAKKTQLRNDALQGAGSDRMVGLKMAEVYKGLDVVILPSDGANGVNPLNLDQTLKLLEVKK is encoded by the coding sequence ATGGCTCGACGGGGCTCTTCTGATGACGACTCGGATCGCGTCATTGATCTAGAACAATTCCGCAACCAACTGGGGCGGGACTCTGCAGTAGGGCAGTTCCTGCAAGGTGGACTTTTCCGCAAGATCCTCGGCCCATTTCTTGCCGTCATGATTGGCCTGAAAATTCTCGGGTTCTTGTGTTTTACCTACGTCGGACCGAATGAATATGGGATCAAGGTCGTTCGCATTCCAATTATTCCAGGACTGATCAAGAAGGGCGTGCACGAGAAAGTCTACGACAGTGGCTTTCATTTGGTGATCAAGCCGTTCGGTTGTGAGGCGATGTATCTCTTTCCGAAAGACCTGCGTGTCTTCGATTTAACAGGAGCCCGCGAGGAAGCGGCCCGAGAGGCGAGTGTCACCCAAGCCGCACGTATTCAAACCTCTGATGGGTTCTTTGTCGATGTTGACGCCAGTATCCTCTACAAAATTATCGACCCTTACAGAGTATTTACCAAGCTCGGTCCAGGCCTGGCGTTTGAAACAGGTGGTATCGTACCAAAGGCGGAGCCTGTCTTGAAACAAACTTTTGGTGAGCTGGCGACCGAAGAATTCTATAACAGCCCGTTACGAGTTGCCAAGGCAGAGTTAGCGAAAGGCATGCTCAATAGAGAGTTAGCCGATTACGGACTCCAGGTCGAACATGTGCTGGTTCGCTATTTTCGTTACACAAAAGAAATCCAGAAAAATATCGAAGAGAGAAAGCTCAAAGATCAATTGGTGTTCAAGAACCAAGCCGAAGGGCGTGCTGCCACTGAAGCCGCAAACTTGAAAAAGGTGACCCAAGAAGGACAAGCGACTGTAGATATTAAACTACAAGAAGGACGCGCGTACATTACGGCGAAAGAAGCTGAACGCGACCTTTACGTGCGCAAGAAAAAGGCTGAAGCTGACTTGCTAGTGCAGATTGCAGAAGCGAAAAAAACACAACTCCGTAATGACGCCCTTCAGGGGGCAGGGTCCGACCGTATGGTCGGCCTCAAGATGGCGGAAGTCTATAAAGGGTTGGATGTCGTGATACTGCCGAGTGATGGTGCGAATGGTGTGAACCCATTGAACCTCGACCAGACGCTCAAGCTGCTTGAAGTGAAGAAATGA
- a CDS encoding prohibitin family protein, with protein MNTLSKILVVFVVLLSLIVFFPYPHTTGPTEVGVRTIKWHPVYKRGVMEEPREPGGTYFFSPILNDWHTFDTRLQNIEMTMSGSRGDRARRDDLLFKTIDGNDISLDAIISYRIDPQKAPHILQFVAGSDAELKDNVIRTVARSRTRDIFGELTTEQFYVAEKRNEKSEQVKAMLNEILQPYGVIVERISTKDYRFNEAYQDAVEAREVADQVAEQNKSAAKAAEEEYLKKLEEAKGEVNKMVAEADGRFRQAQIEADAYYQQQQRIAEAIEAEGIAQAKGITEMNKALAGSGGEVMVKLKIAEALAGKKILLLPLSGAGMDIKTTNMNKLLETYGLQRIVQESQDEKE; from the coding sequence ATGAATACCCTCAGCAAAATTCTCGTCGTCTTTGTTGTGCTCCTCTCGCTGATTGTTTTCTTTCCCTATCCCCATACAACGGGCCCGACCGAAGTCGGAGTCCGTACGATCAAATGGCACCCCGTCTACAAACGTGGGGTTATGGAAGAGCCACGTGAACCTGGAGGAACGTACTTCTTTTCCCCCATCCTCAATGACTGGCATACCTTCGATACGCGACTACAGAACATTGAGATGACAATGTCTGGGAGCCGGGGTGACCGTGCCCGTCGAGATGATCTGCTGTTCAAGACGATCGATGGCAACGACATTAGTTTGGATGCGATTATTTCTTATCGTATCGATCCGCAGAAGGCGCCACATATCTTGCAGTTTGTCGCTGGCAGCGATGCTGAATTAAAGGATAACGTGATTCGTACTGTGGCGCGAAGTCGGACACGGGACATCTTTGGTGAGTTAACCACCGAACAATTCTATGTTGCTGAAAAACGCAACGAAAAGAGTGAGCAGGTGAAAGCGATGCTCAACGAAATCCTGCAACCCTATGGAGTGATTGTTGAGCGCATATCTACTAAGGATTATCGCTTTAACGAAGCCTATCAGGATGCGGTTGAAGCCCGGGAGGTTGCTGACCAAGTCGCTGAGCAGAATAAGTCTGCCGCCAAAGCCGCTGAGGAAGAATACCTAAAGAAGTTGGAAGAAGCGAAGGGCGAAGTAAACAAGATGGTGGCTGAAGCAGATGGTCGCTTCCGCCAGGCGCAGATCGAAGCTGATGCCTATTATCAACAACAACAACGGATCGCTGAAGCGATCGAAGCAGAAGGGATTGCCCAGGCGAAAGGTATCACGGAAATGAATAAAGCCTTGGCTGGCAGTGGTGGTGAGGTGATGGTAAAGCTGAAGATCGCGGAAGCCCTGGCTGGGAAAAAGATTCTTCTCCTGCCTTTGTCGGGGGCGGGGATGGACATTAAGACCACCAACATGAATAAACTGTTGGAGACATACGGACTACAACGCATTGTCCAGGAGAGTCAAGATGAGAAGGAATGA
- a CDS encoding glutamate dehydrogenase, translating to MSQLAMVNENIRRAAKILDLGERIEQLLLNPNREVKVEIAIELDNGQVATFSGYRIQHNDARGPMKGGLRYHPTVDAEDVTALASLMTWKTAVVNIPYGGAKGGINCDPAKLTQRELERVTRKFIANIREIIGPNVDIPAPDVNTNAQTMAWVMDEYSRFYGFSPAVVTGKPIDLHGSVGREEATGRGVAFVTADLMAELGRPLQGARVVIQGFGNVGSFAALLLHQAGAKVIAVSDVSGGLRRTEGLPIPALFDYAKSNKGSITGFPGAEAISGDAVFTTPCDVFIPAALGGVLTADRAAALPAGVVIEAANAPTTPEGDAILARRQIPVVPDILANAGGVTVSYFEWVQNIQQFHWDIERINGELRSLMTRAYQDVSQLAKNHNVPQRTAAYVLALGRVAKATVMRGIQ from the coding sequence ATGAGCCAGCTGGCAATGGTCAATGAAAACATCCGCCGCGCTGCGAAAATACTAGATCTCGGCGAACGGATTGAACAACTGTTGCTCAATCCGAATCGTGAGGTCAAGGTTGAGATCGCGATCGAACTCGACAACGGCCAGGTGGCGACATTCTCTGGATATCGCATTCAACACAACGATGCGCGCGGACCAATGAAGGGTGGGCTGCGCTATCATCCGACTGTCGACGCTGAGGATGTGACTGCACTTGCGTCTCTGATGACGTGGAAGACCGCAGTCGTGAACATCCCCTATGGTGGAGCGAAAGGCGGAATTAACTGTGATCCAGCAAAGCTGACTCAACGTGAGCTCGAACGGGTAACACGAAAATTTATCGCCAACATTCGCGAGATTATTGGTCCTAACGTCGATATTCCCGCACCGGATGTGAATACGAACGCGCAAACGATGGCGTGGGTGATGGATGAATACTCGCGCTTCTACGGATTCTCGCCAGCTGTTGTCACAGGGAAACCGATCGATTTGCATGGATCAGTGGGGCGTGAGGAAGCGACCGGACGAGGGGTCGCGTTTGTTACGGCTGATCTCATGGCAGAGCTTGGACGTCCGCTGCAAGGTGCACGGGTTGTTATTCAGGGATTTGGCAATGTGGGGTCGTTTGCTGCGCTTCTTCTTCATCAGGCTGGGGCTAAAGTGATTGCGGTGAGTGATGTCTCTGGCGGTTTGCGGCGTACTGAAGGACTACCGATTCCAGCGTTGTTTGATTACGCCAAATCGAACAAGGGAAGTATTACGGGATTTCCGGGAGCAGAAGCGATCAGTGGAGATGCAGTATTTACCACCCCTTGTGATGTCTTCATACCAGCAGCACTCGGTGGGGTTCTGACGGCCGACCGTGCAGCCGCACTTCCCGCTGGTGTCGTTATTGAGGCGGCGAATGCGCCTACCACACCGGAAGGGGATGCCATTCTTGCTCGTCGCCAGATTCCAGTGGTGCCAGACATCCTTGCCAATGCCGGTGGTGTGACTGTGTCCTATTTTGAATGGGTGCAAAATATCCAACAGTTTCACTGGGATATTGAACGTATCAACGGTGAACTGCGCTCGTTGATGACCAGAGCCTATCAAGATGTGAGTCAACTCGCGAAGAATCACAACGTGCCACAACGAACTGCTGCCTATGTATTAGCCTTAGGACGCGTAGCCAAGGCGACGGTCATGCGTGGCATTCAGTAG
- a CDS encoding cyclic nucleotide-binding domain-containing protein has product MDFQGLQQFPLLQDFTNAELRDLLATAREQELAAGAFICREGEPGGALYFVVRGQVEVSKKDKEGTPRVITLLGDGTLLGELSWITGASYTATVQAKQDTAVIRLDGRALTLQVQQNSTGAYKFTTALLKLLAGRLLRTNEQVLDSQSQLDTQKKGEIERLRERILRDWSF; this is encoded by the coding sequence ATGGACTTTCAGGGACTACAACAATTTCCGCTTCTTCAGGATTTTACCAACGCTGAGTTGCGCGACCTATTGGCGACGGCCAGAGAACAAGAGCTTGCCGCCGGAGCCTTCATTTGTCGAGAAGGCGAACCTGGAGGCGCACTCTATTTTGTCGTGCGTGGCCAAGTAGAAGTGAGCAAGAAAGACAAAGAGGGCACTCCCCGTGTCATTACTCTGCTCGGTGATGGCACGCTCCTTGGTGAACTGTCGTGGATTACCGGAGCTTCATACACTGCGACTGTCCAAGCGAAACAAGACACTGCTGTGATTCGGCTTGATGGTAGAGCCTTGACTCTGCAAGTTCAGCAAAACTCGACAGGGGCGTACAAGTTTACCACCGCGCTCCTCAAGCTCTTGGCGGGGCGCCTCCTTCGTACCAACGAGCAAGTCCTCGACTCGCAATCTCAACTCGATACACAGAAGAAAGGCGAGATCGAACGTTTGCGTGAACGAATTCTCCGAGATTGGAGCTTCTAG
- the hslU gene encoding ATP-dependent protease ATPase subunit HslU, whose amino-acid sequence MHVMTPREIVSELDRYIIGQQKAKRAVAIALRNRWRRQQVPEDLRDDIVPKNILMIGPTGVGKTEIARRLARLAQAPFIKVEASKFTEVGYVGRDVESMIRDLTELSVNMVRQEAKERIQVKARDLAEERLLDLLLPPTTRTGFSAESELATGQGTREKMRRMLNAGKLDDREVEIEITRPAAPFVEVMAPQGMEEMEQHLKEMFSNMMPKKSKKQRMKVPEALEILTQEEADKLVDADAVVREAVGRVEQSGIVFIDEIDKIASRDGAHGPDVSRQGVQRDLLPLVEGSTVNTKYGMIRTDHILFIASGAFHIAKPSDLIPEFQGRFPIRVELSPLTQEDFVRILKEPKNALLAQYEALLATEKVKLAFLPEAAEEIARIAATVNERTENIGARRLHTVVERLLEELSFDGPELGGRKVTIDAQYVKDKLDAIVKDEDLARYIL is encoded by the coding sequence TTGCATGTGATGACGCCAAGAGAGATCGTCTCCGAACTCGACCGCTACATTATTGGCCAGCAGAAAGCCAAACGTGCCGTTGCCATTGCCCTCCGCAATCGCTGGCGGCGTCAACAAGTTCCTGAAGATCTGCGTGACGACATCGTTCCGAAAAACATTCTGATGATTGGTCCAACCGGCGTTGGAAAAACAGAGATTGCTCGGCGCCTGGCTCGTCTCGCCCAGGCCCCGTTTATCAAAGTGGAAGCCTCTAAATTTACTGAGGTTGGTTACGTTGGTCGCGATGTCGAGTCGATGATTCGTGACCTCACCGAACTCTCGGTCAACATGGTGCGGCAGGAAGCGAAGGAGCGGATCCAAGTCAAGGCGAGGGACCTCGCCGAAGAACGGTTACTCGATTTACTGCTCCCGCCCACCACGCGAACTGGGTTCAGTGCTGAGAGTGAACTCGCCACTGGCCAAGGGACACGAGAGAAGATGCGCCGCATGCTCAATGCTGGCAAACTCGATGATCGAGAAGTCGAAATCGAAATCACACGACCTGCAGCACCATTCGTTGAAGTGATGGCGCCACAAGGCATGGAAGAAATGGAGCAACACCTAAAAGAGATGTTCTCCAACATGATGCCGAAGAAGAGCAAAAAGCAGCGCATGAAAGTGCCCGAGGCGCTAGAGATTCTCACCCAAGAAGAAGCCGATAAACTCGTCGATGCCGATGCGGTTGTCCGTGAGGCAGTAGGTCGGGTTGAACAGAGTGGGATTGTGTTTATCGACGAGATTGACAAGATCGCGAGCCGTGATGGGGCACACGGTCCAGATGTATCTCGACAAGGGGTGCAACGCGACCTCTTGCCGCTAGTAGAAGGGTCCACGGTCAACACCAAATATGGGATGATACGAACAGATCACATTCTGTTTATTGCTTCCGGAGCCTTTCACATTGCCAAACCATCGGATCTGATTCCCGAGTTTCAGGGACGTTTTCCCATTCGTGTTGAGTTGTCACCACTCACGCAAGAGGATTTTGTCCGCATCCTCAAGGAACCCAAGAATGCGTTGCTTGCCCAATATGAAGCCCTCTTGGCAACAGAAAAGGTGAAGCTGGCGTTTCTGCCAGAAGCGGCGGAAGAAATTGCGCGGATCGCTGCCACCGTCAACGAGCGGACGGAAAATATCGGCGCCCGACGGCTACATACCGTTGTCGAACGCTTACTGGAAGAGCTTTCTTTTGACGGTCCGGAACTCGGCGGACGGAAAGTGACAATCGACGCACAGTATGTGAAAGACAAACTTGACGCGATTGTCAAAGATGAAGATCTCGCGCGCTATATTCTCTAG